The Candidatus Kuenenbacteria bacterium DNA window AATAATTTCTTTTACCAGCTCATCCGGGATCTCAATTGGTTCTTTCCTCTCCAGTGAGGGGAACCTTTTGTCAGCCAAATTGACTATAAAAACATTCTCGAACTCCAATCCTTTGGCTGTGTGGATAGTCATGATTTTTACCGCCTCTGGCCCTTCTTCCAAATCCTTCGATAAGTCCCCCTGTTCACCAGCCTCTATCTCCCATTCAACCATCTGGAGAAATGGCCTTAATGACTTATCAACACTCCTTTTTTCTAACTCCTCTGCTTTTTTTATTAGACTGCGGACATAACTAAAAGCCTTATTATCGCTATTTTTCAATAAATAATCACTATAACCAAAATCTTCCATGAATTTCAAAATCACTTCCTTGACACTTTTTTCTTTTGCCAAGCTTGTATGCTTCTCCAAAAATGACAAAATTTTAGCCGCCTTGCGCCTGGTTTCTTCCTCTATCCTATTCAGAACACCAATCTGTTTCAATGTCTCAAAAATAGACTGAGCCTTGCGCCCGGCAAATCTGTTTATCTCCATCAGATCCTCTACCCCGATTTTTATCATTGGCAAATTGAGGATTCTCCACATAGCCATTGATTCGTGGTAATTATCCAATAATTTCAAATAAGCCAAAATGTCACGCACCACCTCTTTGGCATACAGCCCCTTGGAAGCCACGAAATTAAATGGTATTTGAGCTGCAGTCAAACCATTGCAAAATGCCTCAGCTTGATTATTGGCCCGGATCAAAACAACAAAATCATTCCAGGTTTCCTCCTGATTATTATTTTTTAACTCAATAATTTTATTTACCACCCATTCTACTTCGTCGCTCTCATCATCAGCTTGATAATATTCGACCTCTCCCTCGCCCTGTATTTGCGCGCTCAATTTCTTTGTCAATTCCTTAGTTTTAAGTTTTAACTTTTGAGTTTTGAGTTTGACCTCCAGCCTTTCTGGATTGTTCAGCTGAATAAAATTATAAGCCAAGTCCAAAATATTTTGTCTGGAGCGGTAATTTTTATTCAAAAATATTTCTTTCGCTTCTGGGTAGTCATCTTTAAATTGTAAAATATTGGACACTGACGCGCCCCGGAATTTATAAATCGACTGGTCATCATCGCCTACGACTGTTAAATTCTTATTTTCCCCAGCCAATAATTTTACCAGTTCATACTGTGCAAAATTGGTATCCTGGAACTCATCCACCAAAATATACTTGAACTGCCCCTGATATTTCTTTAAAATTTGTTGTCTTGTTCTCAAAAGTTTCAAAGCATAATTAATTAAATCGCCAAAATCCAAGGCATTCCTATCCAAAAGCAATTGCTGATAAACATGATAAGCATTGGACACCTCTTCCAATCTTCTTATCTCACTCTCATCCACTCCCTCTTTTTGAATTTGGAATTTGGATTTGGGATTTATTTTGGATTTTCCGCCTGCGGCTTCCATTCCATCCAAGTCTATCCGAAGCCCTTCCGCATATCGAAGATAATCTCCCGGCCATATCTCTTCATCCTTGCACCGCGCGAAATGCTTTACCAGGGCATGAATAAATTTTGTTGGATTACCGAGTGGCCGATAATAATCCAAATTAAATTTTTCTAGGTTCTCCCTGACCAGCATCCATTGTTCTGTCTGCGTCAACAAACGAAAATCATCCGGCACGCCAATATCCAGAGCATGAGCATGCAAAATGCGTTCAGCAAAGGCGTGAAAAGTCATCACCCACAAATCCGTATAACCATAAGGCAAAGCTTTATCCACTCGCTCTTCCATTTCCCCTGCCGCCTTGTCTGTGAAAGTCAAAGCCAAAATCTCTTCCGGCTTGGCCAGACCTTGTTCAATCAACCAAGCTATTCTTTCGGTTATTACTGTGGTCTTGCCAGTCCCTGCCCCGGCCACGATCAAAAGCGGGCCGCCACCGTGGGTCACAGCCTCTTTTTGTTCACTATTTAAACGTTCCAAATTGGCCATCTTTTCTTTGTTTTCTTTCATAAAACAGCTATATAAATTTTACCAATTCAATAGATAAAAAGCAAAAACCCCGCCTCTCGGCGGGGTTTTCTGCTTTTTGGATTATCTGATTATTTTATCACTTCTCCGCAATGGCACATCCTGAGTACCATTTCCAGAACTATTACTAGTCCAGTTGCGAATAGTGGTGCGAGCCACCAATAACTTCTATTCTGGCTGTTCATCTTTATAACCATGAAATAATAGGTTCCCAAAGCCAAAACATAAAATACAATCACCGCTACTAATACCCACCAATACCATGAATGGCATATAAGGTAAGCTATCAGTACCGCGAGTGTAATTAGTAATGGGAAAACTGGACCATATTTCAACTCTGCCAATTTGATCAGCTTGTGATTGGCGGCCAAGGCTAGATAATAACACAATAATATCAAAGCCAAAGCCCACCAAGGAGCCACATTACAAATCAAAGTGAGCAGAAGGAAAATTATCACTAGGGTTAAGAATACTGGTAAAGCCCAAAAAGCGCTTCCCTTAACAATATAGTATTCTCCATTTTCATCCTGTTTCAATTCTTCTTTAGAAACAAAGAAATAATAAGTAAAAAGAGCTAACAGGTGAAGTAGGATTACTATCAACCACAACCACCATTTGCATGTCGTGCACTCTGCGGTAGCGCAGGCCTGACACTCTTGACGTTCAGGACAACCGGTCGGAGGCACGATATTAGCCGTAGAAGTGGCAGCAGCCACTACTATCGGCGGATTTGGTATTCTTGCTGTAATAATATTCTCTGACCAATTGGCGCTCTTTGACGCCTGGT harbors:
- a CDS encoding UvrD-helicase domain-containing protein, whose protein sequence is MKENKEKMANLERLNSEQKEAVTHGGGPLLIVAGAGTGKTTVITERIAWLIEQGLAKPEEILALTFTDKAAGEMEERVDKALPYGYTDLWVMTFHAFAERILHAHALDIGVPDDFRLLTQTEQWMLVRENLEKFNLDYYRPLGNPTKFIHALVKHFARCKDEEIWPGDYLRYAEGLRIDLDGMEAAGGKSKINPKSKFQIQKEGVDESEIRRLEEVSNAYHVYQQLLLDRNALDFGDLINYALKLLRTRQQILKKYQGQFKYILVDEFQDTNFAQYELVKLLAGENKNLTVVGDDDQSIYKFRGASVSNILQFKDDYPEAKEIFLNKNYRSRQNILDLAYNFIQLNNPERLEVKLKTQKLKLKTKELTKKLSAQIQGEGEVEYYQADDESDEVEWVVNKIIELKNNNQEETWNDFVVLIRANNQAEAFCNGLTAAQIPFNFVASKGLYAKEVVRDILAYLKLLDNYHESMAMWRILNLPMIKIGVEDLMEINRFAGRKAQSIFETLKQIGVLNRIEEETRRKAAKILSFLEKHTSLAKEKSVKEVILKFMEDFGYSDYLLKNSDNKAFSYVRSLIKKAEELEKRSVDKSLRPFLQMVEWEIEAGEQGDLSKDLEEGPEAVKIMTIHTAKGLEFENVFIVNLADKRFPSLERKEPIEIPDELVKEIIPGGDIHLQEERRLFYVAVTRAKKRLFLTTAENYGGKTKKKPSRFVYETGLGEKFQIQNPKSKINPKSQFQNPKIIEQIIGGAEKSKIELPKAFSYSQLKAFETCPYQYYLNFILKVPTEGNAVFSYGKTMHSTLQKFMSHWQIQAEGQRDLFGGAKEKTKNILPSWEELLKIYRESWIDDWYENKWRKDEYRKKGEDSLKKFYEEILSAPPKVIHLEKGFNLKIGNYTVRGVIDRVDSLSDGKVAIIDYKTGEAKDKGKVDKDQLLIYQLAAKEVFGWEVEKLVYYYLDNNTEISFLGEEKDLGETKEKIIQLIEGIMNFDFK
- a CDS encoding DUF11 domain-containing protein yields the protein TLTVVVSTDAGKQSNGEQIVNNVKIQSGIKTANATATTTVNKGGGGSTPDLSLTYTFAQTKILGSSYLETVTLKNTGNVTLTNGVLTVDIPGNLIKYVSATPNWNSYNTTTETAVWQIASLETGKDITFRFTVRANAVGTPRTDVTAAFDQASKSANWSENIITARIPNPPIVVAAATSTANIVPPTGCPERQECQACATAECTTCKWWLWLIVILLHLLALFTYYFFVSKEELKQDENGEYYIVKGSAFWALPVFLTLVIIFLLLTLICNVAPWWALALILLCYYLALAANHKLIKLAELKYGPVFPLLITLAVLIAYLICHSWYWWVLVAVIVFYVLALGTYYFMVIKMNSQNRSYWWLAPLFATGLVIVLEMVLRMCHCGEVIK